Proteins encoded in a region of the Acetonema longum DSM 6540 genome:
- the dtd gene encoding D-aminoacyl-tRNA deacylase, producing MRAVVQRTDEACVTVDGQSIAKIGPGLTVLLGIGTNDTVQDIQYLAEKIMNLRIFSDETGKMNRSVLDVRGELLVVSQFTLFADCRKGRRPSFDAAAPPQMAKELYEAFIALCRDMGGVVMCGQFQAEMIVRLANHGPVTILLDSKRLF from the coding sequence ATGCGCGCGGTTGTTCAACGTACTGATGAGGCTTGTGTGACTGTAGACGGCCAGTCTATTGCTAAAATCGGCCCGGGTCTGACGGTGCTTTTGGGCATAGGAACGAATGATACGGTGCAAGATATACAATATCTGGCAGAAAAAATAATGAATCTGCGAATTTTTTCCGATGAGACCGGTAAGATGAACCGGTCTGTGCTGGATGTCAGGGGAGAACTGCTGGTGGTTTCCCAGTTTACTCTGTTCGCTGATTGCCGTAAAGGCCGGCGTCCCAGTTTTGACGCAGCAGCGCCCCCTCAGATGGCCAAAGAACTGTATGAAGCATTTATTGCGCTTTGCCGGGATATGGGAGGCGTCGTTATGTGCGGTCAATTCCAGGCGGAAATGATCGTGCGGCTGGCTAATCAC